In Candidatus Hydrogenedentota bacterium, one genomic interval encodes:
- a CDS encoding oligosaccharide flippase family protein, whose amino-acid sequence MFADAEAVKRLLGKGYLSWLNEIVSVLGARVLGSGAAFLGNILVARYLEPARYGQFYLLFTIMTIVAGLTGPGFDTSLVRFASKLLQSDSNAAFSYFSVMFRMKCAVFAITMLAGMLAAAPLLRLLFPAGDAASVTRHAIVLAFFGGAAVSMWGFAQSYFQACQHFGRYAGFEFFSSTLRLCLVVLLILLDVRTVWAYLGMYVAAPTAMWFISWLFLPRRAFLAGATVAVTRELLAFAKWVLLATLFTTLTQRLDLLLLGMFRVPEETLGCYGAAVSLVLLGELVLLTFYNVLLPKASALKNPSDLRRFIGSFRIPSLLFCLGMSLLMPFAETLRHLFFGEKYLGTELYFLILLSGIIVSLGCAPAVTSLYSLGRSHFIAAFEGFRFVAALALGVYVVPRYGAVGMAWVMAGTRAVMSAVMYVVAHQDVKRLTIAEYMRGDN is encoded by the coding sequence GTGTTCGCAGACGCCGAAGCCGTCAAGCGCCTTCTGGGCAAGGGATATCTTTCCTGGTTGAACGAGATTGTCTCCGTGCTCGGCGCGCGGGTTCTGGGCTCGGGCGCGGCGTTCCTCGGCAACATCCTCGTCGCACGCTACCTCGAACCGGCGCGTTACGGCCAGTTCTACCTCCTGTTCACGATCATGACCATCGTCGCCGGGCTCACGGGACCCGGATTCGACACCAGCCTGGTCCGGTTCGCGTCCAAACTCCTGCAAAGCGATAGCAACGCCGCCTTCTCTTATTTTTCGGTCATGTTCCGGATGAAGTGCGCCGTGTTCGCAATCACCATGCTCGCCGGAATGCTCGCCGCCGCGCCGCTCCTGCGCCTGCTGTTCCCGGCGGGTGACGCGGCGTCCGTGACGCGGCACGCGATTGTGCTCGCCTTCTTCGGCGGGGCCGCCGTGTCCATGTGGGGGTTCGCGCAATCCTATTTCCAGGCCTGCCAGCACTTCGGGCGCTACGCCGGCTTCGAGTTCTTCAGTTCGACCTTGCGCCTGTGCCTCGTGGTCCTGCTGATCCTGCTCGATGTGCGCACCGTGTGGGCCTACCTGGGCATGTATGTCGCCGCGCCCACCGCCATGTGGTTTATCTCATGGCTGTTCCTGCCGCGTCGCGCCTTCCTTGCGGGCGCCACCGTCGCCGTCACGCGCGAATTGCTCGCTTTCGCCAAGTGGGTGCTGCTCGCCACCCTGTTCACGACCCTGACCCAGCGCCTCGACCTGCTGTTGCTCGGCATGTTCCGTGTGCCGGAGGAAACGCTCGGCTGCTACGGCGCCGCGGTGAGCCTCGTCCTGCTCGGCGAACTCGTGCTGCTGACCTTTTACAACGTGCTGTTGCCGAAGGCGAGCGCGCTCAAGAACCCGAGCGACCTGCGCCGCTTCATCGGCTCGTTCCGCATCCCCAGCCTGCTCTTCTGTCTCGGCATGAGCCTGCTCATGCCCTTCGCCGAGACCCTGCGCCACCTCTTCTTCGGCGAAAAATACCTCGGCACCGAACTCTATTTCCTCATCCTCCTTTCCGGCATCATCGTGTCCCTTGGATGCGCGCCCGCCGTCACTTCGCTCTATTCGCTGGGCCGGTCCCATTTCATTGCCGCGTTCGAGGGGTTCCGCTTCGTGGCCGCGCTCGCGCTGGGCGTCTACGTCGTGCCCCGTTACGGCGCCGTCGGCATGGCTTGGGTCATGGCCGGCACGCGCGCCGTCATGAGCGCCGTCATGTATGTCGTCGCCCACCAGGACGTCAAGCGCCTCACCATCGCGGAATACATGCGCGGCGACAACTGA